The Nitrospirota bacterium genome window below encodes:
- the surE gene encoding 5'/3'-nucleotidase SurE, producing the protein MKILVTNDDGIHSPGLQALAAAMRRLGEVWVVAPDRERTAVGHALTLHKPLRIHRLALRTFSVNGTPSDCVNLAVKHVMTAQPALVVSGINRGVNLGDDVTYSGTVSAAMEGTILGIPSVAVSQENGRGGETFRFAVGAVYAVRVARMVLRHGLPPETLLNVNVPDRARASILGVKVTSLSRRRFDDPIVEKVDPHGRKYYWIAGTRVSWERRKDSDHEALRRGFVSITPIHLDITNYAVLDQLRAWESALADSRRRPAVARSAGRGKPAV; encoded by the coding sequence GTGAAGATCCTGGTGACAAACGACGACGGTATCCATTCGCCGGGGCTCCAGGCTCTGGCCGCCGCCATGCGCCGGTTGGGGGAAGTCTGGGTCGTCGCGCCGGATCGTGAGCGGACCGCGGTGGGGCACGCGCTCACGCTGCACAAGCCGCTTCGGATCCACCGCCTCGCGCTCCGGACTTTTTCGGTCAACGGCACGCCGAGCGATTGCGTCAACCTGGCCGTCAAGCACGTTATGACGGCCCAGCCGGCCCTCGTCGTCTCGGGCATCAACCGTGGGGTCAACCTGGGGGACGACGTGACCTATTCGGGCACGGTCTCCGCGGCCATGGAAGGGACGATCCTGGGCATTCCGTCGGTCGCCGTTTCGCAGGAGAACGGGAGGGGCGGGGAGACGTTCCGTTTCGCCGTGGGGGCTGTCTATGCGGTGCGGGTCGCGCGGATGGTCCTCCGCCACGGCCTGCCGCCCGAGACCCTCCTGAACGTGAACGTGCCGGATCGCGCTCGGGCTTCCATCCTCGGCGTCAAGGTGACCTCCTTGAGCCGCCGCCGGTTCGACGACCCCATCGTCGAGAAGGTGGACCCCCACGGTCGGAAGTATTATTGGATCGCCGGCACCCGCGTCTCCTGGGAGCGACGGAAGGATTCGGACCACGAGGCGCTGCGGCGGGGATTCGTGTCCATCACGCCCATCCACCTGGACATCACCAACTACGCGGTGCTGGACCAGCTCCGTGCCTGGGAGTCGGCACTCGCGGATTCCAGGCGGCGGCCGGCCGTGGCGCGATCGGCCGGGCGCGGGAAACCGGCGGTCTGA
- the cysS gene encoding cysteine--tRNA ligase, producing MLKIHNTLTDRKEPFDPLVPGTVRMYVCGVTVYDYCHIGHARSALVFDVIRNYFLFRGYAVTFVKNFTDVDDKIINRAAREGVDWTEIVARYLRAYAEDMGRLGVKPADIEPRATEHIGDIIALIARLIAKGHAYQLDRDVYYQVETYPAYGRLSKRRAEDLLAGARVEVDERKRNPMDFALWKASKPGEPAWDSPWGPGRPGWHIECSAMAMRHLGETFDVHGGGMDLIFPHHENEIAQSCGATGREFARCWIHNGFVEINREKMSKSLGNFFTIREVFEKWGYRDQVTGEALRYFLLATHYRSPLDFSDSGLLEAKRALDGLYGLFQRLEEPSPDRGGGDRDLQRELAAAEAAFREAMDDDFNTPAALAQLQHLRAEINRLMGIGLSHDARRQARETFRRLGGVLGLFQLSVKDWEFKARPVTHFLQASAEGVATLTGELTLEPGITDEEIERRLAERNEARRRKDFARADAIRKELAARGVTIEDRPDGTSRWKQ from the coding sequence ATGCTGAAGATTCACAATACGCTCACGGACAGGAAGGAGCCGTTCGACCCTCTGGTGCCCGGCACCGTCCGCATGTACGTCTGCGGGGTCACGGTCTACGACTACTGTCACATCGGCCACGCCCGCAGCGCGCTGGTCTTCGACGTGATCCGGAACTATTTTCTGTTCCGCGGCTATGCGGTCACGTTCGTCAAGAACTTCACGGACGTGGACGACAAGATCATCAACCGGGCGGCGCGGGAAGGGGTGGACTGGACGGAGATCGTCGCGCGCTACCTCCGGGCCTACGCGGAGGACATGGGGCGTCTGGGCGTCAAGCCGGCCGACATCGAACCGCGCGCCACCGAGCACATCGGAGACATCATCGCGCTCATCGCCCGGCTGATCGCCAAGGGACACGCGTACCAGCTCGACCGGGACGTGTACTACCAGGTCGAAACCTATCCGGCCTACGGGCGGCTCTCGAAGCGCAGGGCCGAGGACCTGCTGGCCGGCGCACGGGTCGAGGTCGACGAGCGGAAGCGCAACCCGATGGACTTCGCCCTGTGGAAGGCCTCCAAGCCCGGGGAGCCGGCCTGGGACAGCCCCTGGGGACCGGGCCGGCCCGGTTGGCACATCGAATGCTCGGCGATGGCGATGCGCCATCTCGGCGAGACGTTCGACGTGCACGGCGGAGGCATGGACCTCATCTTTCCGCACCATGAGAACGAGATCGCCCAGTCCTGCGGAGCGACCGGCCGGGAGTTCGCCCGATGCTGGATCCACAACGGGTTCGTGGAGATCAACCGGGAGAAGATGTCCAAGTCCCTGGGCAACTTCTTCACGATCCGCGAGGTCTTCGAGAAGTGGGGGTATCGCGACCAGGTCACGGGGGAAGCGCTCCGCTACTTTCTGCTGGCCACCCATTATCGCAGCCCGCTGGATTTCTCAGACTCCGGCCTGCTTGAGGCTAAGCGCGCGCTGGACGGTCTGTACGGGCTGTTCCAGCGGCTGGAAGAACCGTCGCCGGACCGAGGGGGCGGCGATCGCGACCTGCAGCGGGAACTGGCGGCAGCGGAGGCGGCGTTCCGGGAAGCGATGGACGACGACTTCAACACGCCGGCCGCGCTCGCCCAGCTCCAGCACCTGCGTGCCGAGATCAATCGCCTGATGGGCATCGGATTGTCGCATGACGCACGCCGCCAGGCGCGCGAGACGTTCCGACGGCTGGGGGGAGTCCTGGGCTTGTTTCAACTATCGGTGAAAGATTGGGAGTTTAAAGCCCGGCCCGTCACCCATTTCCTACAAGCTTCAGCCGAAGGCGTGGCGACCCTCACCGGCGAGCTGACCCTCGAGCCGGGGATCACGGATGAGGAAATCGAGCGGCGGCTGGCCGAGCGCAACGAAGCCCGGCGCCGCAAGGATTTCGCCAGGGCCGACGCGATCAGGAAGGAACTGGCCGCTCGGGGGGTCACGATCGAGGATCGGCCGGATGGGACGAGCCGCTGGAAACAGTGA
- a CDS encoding choice-of-anchor X domain-containing protein, with product MPRTPPSGAGEGGSTLIEVMLAMIILPFAILGVMGMFRWSDHGLQVGANSLRALALAESRLEAKRSVPWDLLLVDDLDSDGVPEVRMRDDGAGADAQAGDGIYTGETEVDGIQIVWTVQPDRVGPIACAGSAVIQARAAYPLGQGRRSELRIGTVRANPRYLGAT from the coding sequence GTGCCGAGAACCCCGCCGTCCGGCGCCGGCGAGGGCGGGTCCACCTTGATCGAGGTCATGCTCGCCATGATCATTCTGCCTTTCGCCATCCTGGGCGTGATGGGGATGTTCCGTTGGTCGGATCACGGGCTGCAGGTGGGCGCCAACAGTCTGCGCGCCTTGGCGCTGGCCGAGTCGCGCTTGGAAGCCAAGCGGTCGGTCCCTTGGGACCTGCTGCTGGTCGATGATCTCGACTCGGACGGGGTTCCGGAGGTCCGGATGCGGGATGACGGGGCCGGCGCCGACGCGCAGGCGGGGGACGGGATCTATACGGGGGAGACGGAGGTGGACGGGATTCAAATCGTCTGGACGGTCCAGCCGGATCGAGTCGGCCCGATCGCATGCGCCGGGTCGGCGGTGATCCAGGCGCGGGCCGCCTATCCGCTCGGGCAGGGACGGCGGAGCGAGCTCCGGATCGGGACGGTCAGGGCCAACCCCCGGTATCTGGGGGCGACGTGA
- a CDS encoding MerR family transcriptional regulator encodes MAAEPKLGSKLFYKIGEVSAITKLPAYVLRYWESEFSFLKPKKSRGRQRLYIRRDVETVLEIKRMLYEEGHTIAGVKRFWARRGRVGSGRLNPREIAQRMRGNLQAVLRILDSHDR; translated from the coding sequence ATGGCTGCTGAGCCCAAGCTGGGCAGCAAGCTGTTCTACAAGATTGGAGAAGTCAGTGCGATCACGAAGCTGCCCGCCTACGTGCTGCGGTACTGGGAATCCGAGTTCAGCTTTCTGAAGCCGAAGAAAAGCCGCGGGCGCCAGCGGCTCTACATCCGGCGGGATGTCGAAACGGTCCTCGAGATCAAACGGATGCTCTATGAGGAAGGCCATACGATTGCCGGGGTCAAGCGGTTCTGGGCCAGGCGGGGACGGGTGGGGAGCGGACGGCTCAATCCCAGGGAGATCGCCCAGCGCATGAGAGGAAACTTGCAGGCGGTCCTGCGGATCCTCGATTCCCACGATCGATGA
- a CDS encoding GspH/FimT family protein, with translation MNQRGTSLVELVMTAGIAVLLAGSASVGFVAAASRYQGKAVTTELATELRTARQLALLRRERVRVRFEPELKRVAVERADQPGEILREYDFHDKGVFVDRLSNGPSILFYPSGRAATATTITLRNGQQDRWQLTVSLTGRVAVQ, from the coding sequence ATGAATCAAAGAGGCACGAGCTTGGTGGAGTTGGTGATGACGGCCGGCATCGCGGTCCTCCTGGCGGGATCGGCGAGCGTCGGGTTCGTGGCGGCGGCCTCGCGGTATCAGGGCAAGGCCGTGACGACCGAGTTGGCGACGGAACTCCGTACGGCGAGGCAACTGGCGCTGCTCCGTCGCGAGCGGGTGCGAGTCCGGTTCGAGCCGGAGCTCAAGCGCGTGGCCGTCGAGCGTGCGGATCAGCCGGGCGAGATCCTCAGGGAGTACGACTTCCACGACAAAGGCGTGTTCGTGGATCGTCTGTCCAACGGGCCTTCGATTCTGTTCTACCCGAGCGGGCGGGCCGCGACAGCGACAACGATCACGCTCCGCAACGGACAACAGGACCGCTGGCAACTGACGGTCAGCCTGACCGGGAGGGTGGCGGTTCAATGA
- a CDS encoding GspH/FimT family pseudopilin: MGLRGQTGVTLVELMTVVAIVTIAMALAIPSYTRWSAGAELKEALLDLHSSLNLARMTAMNRNTTITVTVAVSSGRVRATFTDPNSTSAACLSDSRVCAMPTLVLPAKVTGVGGTTTFQFSSLGLRAGGGTTTQSIQLSNNQGATYEIQVTAAGKIRWCTSSPCA; the protein is encoded by the coding sequence TTGGGCTTACGAGGACAGACAGGCGTCACCCTCGTCGAGTTGATGACCGTGGTGGCGATCGTCACGATCGCCATGGCGCTCGCCATTCCGAGTTACACGAGATGGAGCGCCGGAGCGGAGTTGAAAGAAGCGCTGCTCGATCTGCATAGCAGCCTCAATCTGGCCCGTATGACGGCGATGAATCGGAACACGACGATCACGGTCACGGTGGCGGTTTCGAGCGGAAGGGTGCGGGCCACCTTCACCGACCCCAACAGCACCTCGGCGGCGTGCCTATCAGACAGTCGGGTGTGCGCCATGCCGACCCTGGTCTTGCCCGCGAAGGTCACCGGAGTAGGGGGAACGACCACGTTCCAGTTCTCCTCACTAGGGCTAAGGGCGGGGGGCGGGACGACGACCCAGTCAATCCAGTTGAGCAACAACCAGGGGGCGACCTACGAAATCCAGGTGACGGCCGCGGGGAAGATCCGCTGGTGCACCAGCTCGCCCTGCGCGTAA
- a CDS encoding integration host factor subunit alpha, whose amino-acid sequence MRKADIANEIYEKVGVSKKEAADIVEFVLNLLKEVLKKGESIKIAGFGNFLVRSKGARKGRNPRTGEEIGITPRRVVTFRPSQVFKKYVNT is encoded by the coding sequence ATGAGAAAAGCAGATATCGCCAACGAGATCTATGAAAAGGTCGGAGTCTCCAAGAAGGAAGCGGCCGACATCGTGGAGTTCGTGCTGAATCTGCTGAAGGAAGTCCTCAAGAAGGGAGAGTCCATCAAAATCGCCGGGTTCGGCAATTTCCTGGTCCGGAGCAAGGGAGCCAGAAAGGGAAGAAATCCCCGGACGGGCGAGGAGATCGGGATCACGCCCAGGCGGGTCGTCACCTTCCGTCCCAGCCAAGTCTTCAAAAAGTACGTGAATACGTGA
- a CDS encoding putative Ig domain-containing protein codes for MAAAVAFGCSSESSPPGQANAPSPAASSGPRAQGNRPPIVRSAVISPNPILPGELVQVLVEGDDPDGEPVTYRLQWLANNFPIAGATRPALMPSMLKRGDLLSVEVVPSDSFGEGAPYRTEALPFPNTPPEVTHLTIQPGEPRLGDRIQVEAEGRDADQDPVRYTFRWLRNDQPMQEGESPSLETSGFEREDAIAVEVTPHDEAGPGKPFRSPPVKILNNDPVITSTPPAAVEQGRFEYRIVAADREGDPLTYVLEVGPPGMTMDSKTGRLEWRLPAETKGRHRVRVAVRDSRSGYAFQEFDLDLTSGS; via the coding sequence ATGGCAGCCGCCGTCGCGTTCGGCTGCTCTTCGGAATCCTCGCCGCCCGGCCAGGCCAACGCTCCGTCTCCGGCAGCATCGTCCGGCCCTCGTGCGCAAGGGAACCGTCCGCCGATCGTCCGCTCCGCCGTCATCTCGCCGAATCCGATCCTTCCCGGGGAGTTGGTCCAGGTGCTCGTGGAGGGGGACGATCCGGATGGAGAGCCGGTGACCTACCGTCTCCAGTGGCTGGCCAACAACTTCCCGATCGCCGGAGCGACGCGGCCGGCCCTGATGCCCTCCATGCTCAAGCGCGGGGATCTCTTGTCGGTAGAGGTGGTGCCGTCGGACAGCTTCGGGGAAGGGGCCCCGTACCGGACCGAGGCCCTGCCCTTTCCCAATACTCCTCCCGAAGTGACGCACCTGACCATCCAGCCGGGCGAGCCGAGGCTCGGAGACCGGATCCAGGTCGAGGCGGAAGGCCGGGATGCCGACCAGGATCCGGTGCGGTACACGTTCCGTTGGTTGAGGAACGACCAGCCGATGCAGGAGGGGGAAAGCCCCTCGCTGGAGACGTCCGGCTTCGAGCGGGAGGACGCGATCGCGGTGGAAGTCACGCCTCACGACGAGGCCGGCCCGGGCAAGCCGTTCCGATCCCCGCCGGTGAAAATCCTGAACAACGATCCGGTGATCACCTCGACTCCGCCCGCCGCCGTCGAGCAGGGGCGGTTCGAGTACCGCATAGTCGCCGCTGATCGGGAAGGGGACCCGCTGACCTACGTCCTCGAAGTTGGCCCTCCGGGCATGACGATGGATAGCAAGACCGGCCGGCTGGAATGGCGCCTCCCGGCCGAGACGAAGGGCCGCCATCGGGTCCGCGTGGCGGTTCGCGACAGCCGGAGCGGCTACGCGTTTCAGGAGTTTGACCTGGACCTGACGTCTGGTTCCTGA
- a CDS encoding A24 family peptidase: MGYNAAVLEIFPYLAACLVGAVIGSFLNVCIYRLPRHGSVVWPSSRCPSCGAPIALYDNLPIVSYLWLGGRCRACRARISPRYPVIELANAVGYGAMVWRFGVGWPAVAYALLFSGLLVVTCTDLSHRIVPDVITLPGIGLGVIGSLTVLPIGPWDSILGVALGGGILWGLAWVSPYLFGKEGMGGGDIKLLAMIGSFLGWKPTLLALVVGALAGSILGLALIAGKVLRRDQYIPFGPFLALGAVLALFFHQEVFAWYAGLLGDP; this comes from the coding sequence ATGGGATACAATGCTGCCGTGTTGGAAATCTTTCCCTATCTGGCGGCCTGCCTGGTCGGCGCCGTCATCGGCAGCTTCTTGAACGTGTGCATCTACCGGCTGCCCCGGCACGGATCGGTCGTGTGGCCGAGCTCCCGCTGTCCTTCCTGCGGGGCGCCGATCGCGCTCTACGATAATCTCCCCATCGTGAGTTACCTATGGCTGGGTGGGCGGTGCCGGGCCTGCCGGGCCCGGATTTCACCGCGCTATCCCGTCATCGAGCTGGCCAACGCAGTCGGTTACGGGGCCATGGTCTGGCGATTTGGGGTCGGCTGGCCCGCGGTTGCCTACGCGCTCCTGTTCTCCGGGCTGCTCGTGGTCACTTGCACCGACCTCTCGCATCGGATCGTGCCGGACGTCATTACGCTTCCGGGCATCGGTCTGGGAGTCATCGGTTCGCTCACGGTCTTGCCGATCGGCCCGTGGGACTCGATCCTCGGTGTCGCGCTCGGCGGAGGGATCCTCTGGGGGCTGGCTTGGGTCAGCCCCTACTTGTTCGGCAAGGAGGGGATGGGGGGCGGCGACATCAAGCTGCTGGCCATGATCGGCTCGTTCCTGGGATGGAAGCCGACCCTCCTGGCCCTGGTCGTCGGGGCCCTGGCCGGCTCCATCCTGGGCCTCGCCCTGATCGCCGGGAAGGTCCTGCGCCGGGACCAGTACATTCCGTTCGGTCCGTTCCTGGCGCTGGGCGCGGTGCTGGCGTTGTTTTTTCACCAGGAGGTCTTCGCCTGGTATGCCGGGCTGCTCGGCGACCCGTGA
- a CDS encoding PilW family protein encodes MTWLQISGSARHASPVTRHGLEAGATLVELMFGMTIALVLVGAGYTVMNTSQRAATTNDQTAEMQENAMIAMELVARDLKMAGFGVSGAVGNCNNAIVPLDNVAGGTDIGPDQISLVVPTLLSTLASQPSSPVTAVTLQSGAVAAMSPEGFGAGASISIGGAASAVVSTISGDTLNLSTPIGAPAVFPPGTQVYWLRCIRYAIERADNTVCGGPAPCLLRGVYATTSAYPASGVSAANMVPIADGIEDMQFAYACDGCNGTVPDGIVDDQNLSNTFDATDFIPNGTLSTVTVTNPDTIRLVRVSIVARQARLETSDPRVIFSAPANFVAEDHNPAQDSGFNLTSYQPFRRRLLTRTVQVRNVGL; translated from the coding sequence ATGACATGGCTGCAGATTTCAGGGAGCGCGCGTCACGCGTCACCCGTCACGCGTCACGGCCTTGAAGCCGGCGCGACTCTCGTCGAGCTCATGTTCGGCATGACGATCGCCCTGGTGCTGGTGGGGGCCGGCTATACGGTCATGAACACGAGCCAGCGGGCCGCCACGACCAACGACCAGACCGCGGAGATGCAGGAAAACGCGATGATCGCCATGGAGCTGGTTGCCCGGGATCTGAAGATGGCCGGCTTCGGCGTATCCGGAGCGGTGGGAAACTGCAACAACGCGATCGTGCCGTTGGACAACGTGGCGGGCGGGACCGATATAGGGCCGGACCAGATCTCGCTCGTCGTGCCGACGCTGCTGTCAACGCTGGCGTCCCAACCGTCGAGCCCGGTCACCGCGGTCACGCTCCAGTCGGGAGCGGTGGCGGCAATGTCGCCGGAGGGCTTCGGCGCTGGGGCGTCGATCTCGATCGGCGGGGCCGCTTCGGCGGTCGTGAGCACGATCTCCGGGGACACCCTCAATCTTTCCACCCCGATCGGCGCGCCGGCCGTATTTCCGCCCGGCACGCAGGTCTACTGGCTGCGGTGCATTCGGTACGCGATCGAACGGGCCGACAACACGGTCTGCGGGGGACCGGCGCCGTGCCTCCTCCGAGGCGTGTACGCCACCACCTCCGCCTATCCGGCCTCGGGCGTCAGCGCCGCCAACATGGTCCCGATCGCGGACGGGATCGAGGACATGCAGTTTGCCTACGCCTGCGACGGGTGCAACGGGACCGTGCCGGACGGGATCGTGGACGACCAGAATCTGTCGAACACCTTCGACGCGACGGATTTCATTCCGAACGGCACCCTCTCAACCGTGACGGTGACCAACCCCGACACGATCAGGCTGGTCCGGGTCAGCATCGTAGCCAGACAGGCCCGGCTGGAGACGAGCGACCCTCGGGTGATCTTCTCCGCGCCGGCGAATTTCGTGGCGGAGGACCACAATCCCGCCCAAGATTCTGGCTTCAATTTGACGTCGTACCAGCCGTTCCGCCGACGGCTCCTCACCCGCACGGTCCAGGTCAGGAACGTAGGGCTGTGA
- the rlmB gene encoding 23S rRNA (guanosine(2251)-2'-O)-methyltransferase RlmB produces MGRAAGNSETREVLYGLHAVREALRAGTRPLLRLLVVRQDRQFAELVALAKAAGVPVHVEPQPVLDRLAPDHRHQGVVGLVASKSYADRDEILAFAKDSGAPPFLVVLDGIEDPHNLGAILRTAEAAGVHGVFIPERRAAGLTGTVAKVSSGALEHLRVGRATNIRRLIEELQAEGVWVYALDPLAPKPYTSLDLREPAALVLGAEGKGVRPVVLEQCDDRAHIPMRGRVASLNVSAAAAVVLYEVVRQRGG; encoded by the coding sequence ATGGGACGAGCCGCTGGAAACAGTGAGACCCGGGAGGTCCTGTATGGCCTCCACGCGGTCCGGGAGGCGCTTCGCGCCGGGACTCGGCCGCTCCTGCGGCTCCTCGTGGTGCGCCAGGACCGCCAGTTCGCCGAGTTGGTCGCGTTGGCGAAGGCTGCCGGCGTGCCGGTTCACGTGGAGCCCCAGCCGGTGCTGGATCGGCTGGCGCCGGACCACCGCCACCAAGGAGTCGTCGGACTGGTCGCCTCCAAGTCCTACGCCGACCGGGACGAGATCCTCGCCTTTGCCAAGGACAGCGGCGCGCCTCCGTTCCTGGTCGTCTTGGACGGGATCGAAGACCCGCACAACCTCGGCGCGATCCTGCGGACTGCCGAGGCGGCCGGGGTGCACGGGGTCTTCATTCCGGAACGGCGGGCGGCTGGATTGACCGGCACCGTCGCGAAGGTCTCGTCCGGCGCGCTGGAGCACCTGCGGGTCGGGCGCGCCACGAACATCCGCCGGCTCATCGAGGAGCTTCAGGCGGAAGGCGTCTGGGTCTACGCGCTCGATCCGCTTGCGCCGAAACCGTACACGTCCCTGGACTTGCGGGAGCCGGCGGCGCTCGTGCTCGGGGCAGAGGGAAAGGGGGTCCGTCCCGTCGTGCTGGAGCAATGCGACGATCGCGCGCACATCCCCATGCGCGGGCGCGTCGCTTCGCTGAACGTCTCGGCGGCGGCGGCGGTCGTCCTCTACGAGGTGGTCAGGCAGCGGGGCGGGTGA
- a CDS encoding PilX N-terminal domain-containing pilus assembly protein: MDGGGGEKGVALVTVVLLLLIMTLIGIASITVTGIGSRMAGHGRTGEAGTGAAEACLGTAVKIIQQTIDAGNLPNTLLDNATPAGPVPAGNFSVLDAEIKGASDNNPDAADSSPNLTMQVDNFTVNGDIDRLYATPRAGGSLQMFGGYEGIAGGAAGGGVDIMYRIDCSAANAATGTRSRITAVYACMTTGESCQRKL, encoded by the coding sequence ATGGACGGGGGGGGCGGAGAAAAAGGCGTCGCGCTGGTTACGGTTGTCCTGCTCCTGCTGATTATGACGTTGATCGGGATCGCCTCCATCACCGTGACGGGGATCGGGAGCCGGATGGCCGGTCATGGGCGGACCGGGGAGGCGGGCACGGGCGCTGCGGAAGCCTGTCTGGGGACCGCCGTCAAGATCATCCAGCAGACGATTGATGCGGGCAATTTGCCCAACACGCTTCTGGATAACGCCACCCCCGCGGGCCCGGTGCCTGCCGGCAACTTCTCCGTCTTGGATGCGGAGATCAAGGGAGCGAGCGACAACAATCCCGACGCGGCCGATAGCAGCCCGAACCTCACCATGCAGGTGGACAACTTCACGGTCAACGGCGACATCGACCGGCTCTACGCGACGCCCCGGGCCGGCGGCTCCTTGCAGATGTTTGGCGGGTATGAGGGCATCGCGGGCGGGGCGGCCGGGGGCGGGGTGGACATCATGTATCGCATTGATTGCTCGGCGGCCAATGCTGCGACCGGCACCAGGAGCCGGATCACGGCGGTCTATGCCTGTATGACCACCGGAGAATCGTGCCAGCGAAAACTCTAG
- a CDS encoding LuxR C-terminal-related transcriptional regulator gives MATAKLRTRKGSPRSAPRAGLLVRRRRPETLTTREHEILQLIWTGLKNKEIAQRLKISVKTVEAHRANMMKKVRVSNTAQLLKAAIQGNMIKVR, from the coding sequence ATGGCCACCGCGAAGCTACGCACCAGGAAAGGATCGCCACGAAGCGCCCCCCGCGCCGGCCTGCTCGTGAGGCGAAGGCGCCCCGAGACCCTGACGACGCGCGAGCACGAGATTCTTCAGTTGATCTGGACGGGCTTGAAGAACAAGGAGATCGCTCAGCGCCTCAAGATCAGCGTGAAAACCGTCGAAGCGCACCGGGCGAACATGATGAAGAAAGTCCGGGTGTCCAACACGGCGCAATTGCTGAAGGCGGCGATCCAGGGGAACATGATCAAGGTCCGGTAA
- the pilV gene encoding type IV pilus modification protein PilV has translation MTRRRGDKATWRVSGKGGLLRVPASARQSIPRSAFCVDQGGFTLLEGMLALLVLSVGLLGIAAMQDMALGRNVDANELNLATNLASEMLERIRFNRVNVTAYGGIDTANTATQPPTSQPMARGDYDQWRTRLTASRLSGARGLVTVTALTPTELSQSRVTVQVRWSGTVIGHSVSFSTVVAPE, from the coding sequence ATGACACGGCGACGCGGCGACAAGGCGACATGGCGAGTGAGTGGAAAGGGGGGGCTTCTCCGCGTCCCCGCGTCTGCGCGTCAAAGCATTCCGCGTTCTGCGTTCTGCGTTGACCAGGGCGGGTTCACCCTGCTGGAGGGGATGCTGGCCCTGCTCGTGCTGTCGGTGGGGCTCCTGGGTATTGCGGCCATGCAGGACATGGCGCTCGGGCGCAACGTAGACGCCAACGAGCTCAACCTGGCCACGAACTTGGCTTCCGAGATGCTGGAGCGGATCAGATTCAACCGGGTCAACGTGACGGCCTATGGAGGGATTGACACGGCGAACACGGCGACCCAGCCTCCCACGTCGCAGCCGATGGCCAGGGGAGACTATGACCAATGGAGGACCAGATTGACGGCCTCCCGTCTCTCCGGCGCACGCGGGCTGGTGACGGTCACCGCGCTCACTCCGACCGAGCTGAGCCAGAGTCGGGTGACGGTTCAGGTACGGTGGAGCGGCACCGTCATCGGCCATTCCGTCTCGTTCAGCACCGTGGTGGCTCCCGAATAA